The following coding sequences lie in one Myxococcus xanthus genomic window:
- a CDS encoding SixA phosphatase family protein, which produces MSARELPLLFIRHAVAEDSHVLGDEARALTPEGRAAFRHHARKLARLTPLRGIITSPLVRAVQTAELLAEAFGVSGVEVHPALLPQRGAHKRIVDLGRERGAGWALVGHNPSLERAAIRALEQELPDKLRKGAALALHPLKNGGFTLAWWATPGKPVKRPGDLR; this is translated from the coding sequence ATGTCCGCACGCGAGCTCCCGCTGCTGTTCATCCGCCACGCCGTCGCGGAGGACTCTCACGTCCTGGGCGATGAGGCGCGCGCCCTCACCCCGGAAGGCCGCGCCGCCTTCCGCCACCACGCACGCAAGCTGGCACGCCTCACGCCACTGCGCGGCATCATCACCAGTCCGCTGGTGCGCGCCGTCCAGACGGCGGAGCTGCTCGCCGAGGCCTTCGGCGTGTCCGGCGTGGAGGTCCACCCCGCCCTGCTGCCCCAGCGCGGCGCGCACAAGCGCATCGTCGACCTGGGCCGCGAGCGCGGCGCGGGCTGGGCCCTGGTGGGCCACAACCCCTCGCTGGAGCGCGCGGCCATTCGCGCCCTGGAGCAGGAGCTGCCGGACAAGCTGCGCAAGGGCGCGGCGCTAGCGCTCCATCCCCTGAAGAACGGCGGCTTCACGCTCGCGTGGTGGGCCACGCCGGGCAAGCCCGTGAAGCGCCCCGGCGACCTGCGCTGA
- a CDS encoding sulfite exporter TauE/SafE family protein — MTPFLFMLVVLGFSVGAGLLGSLLGIGGGLILIPVLTLLLKVDIQYAVGASIVSVIATSSGAAAAYVRDRMANTRVAMFLELATTAGALSGAFMSGLVGGRGVYLVFGGVMAWSALVMLRRMRSSAEAPVPADALADRLALHGSYWDESQGREVSYRVTRPLVGLGLMYVAGTVSGMLGIGSGALKVPAMDLAMRLPLKVSTATSNFMIGVTAAASAGVYFARGNIDPFIAGPVCVGVTLGAWLGSRHLMARVNSTWLRALFVGVLLWVAFEMLRKGWAP; from the coding sequence ATGACTCCCTTCCTCTTCATGCTCGTCGTCCTGGGGTTTTCCGTGGGCGCGGGACTGCTGGGCTCACTGCTGGGTATCGGCGGTGGACTCATCCTGATTCCCGTGCTCACGCTGCTCCTGAAGGTGGACATCCAGTACGCGGTGGGGGCGTCCATCGTCTCCGTCATCGCCACGTCCAGCGGCGCGGCGGCGGCCTACGTCCGCGACCGGATGGCCAACACCCGCGTGGCCATGTTCCTGGAGCTGGCGACCACGGCGGGCGCGCTCAGCGGCGCGTTCATGTCCGGGCTGGTGGGTGGGCGCGGCGTGTACCTCGTCTTTGGCGGCGTCATGGCGTGGTCGGCGCTGGTGATGCTGCGGCGGATGCGGTCGAGCGCCGAGGCGCCGGTGCCCGCGGACGCGCTGGCGGACCGGCTGGCGCTGCACGGCAGCTACTGGGACGAGTCGCAGGGCCGTGAGGTGTCCTACCGCGTCACGCGGCCGCTGGTGGGCCTGGGGCTGATGTACGTGGCGGGAACGGTGAGCGGCATGCTGGGCATCGGCTCGGGCGCGCTCAAGGTGCCGGCCATGGACCTGGCCATGCGGCTGCCGCTGAAGGTGTCCACGGCCACCAGCAACTTCATGATTGGCGTGACTGCGGCGGCCAGCGCGGGCGTCTACTTCGCGCGCGGCAACATCGACCCGTTCATCGCGGGGCCGGTGTGCGTGGGCGTCACGCTGGGCGCGTGGCTGGGCTCGCGCCACCTGATGGCCCGGGTGAACAGCACGTGGCTGCGCGCGCTCTTCGTGGGCGTGCTGCTATGGGTTGCCTTCGAGATGCTGCGCAAGGGGTGGGCGCCATGA
- a CDS encoding DUF1634 domain-containing protein yields MSEAPKPEPRSPEAATAAVQDGEDASLLQPELLISDLLRYGVAASLSLVTLGTVVTFFRHPDYLVSSEALQRLTSPHPVPHTLGDVVAGALAARGQAFVMAGLLVMMAVPVMRVALSLLIFRQQKDRLYVGITATVLAMLVLSFLLGAAH; encoded by the coding sequence ATGAGCGAGGCACCGAAGCCGGAGCCGCGAAGCCCCGAGGCCGCCACCGCGGCGGTGCAGGACGGCGAGGACGCCTCGCTGCTCCAGCCGGAGCTGCTCATCAGTGACTTGCTGCGGTACGGCGTGGCCGCCAGCCTGTCGCTGGTGACGCTGGGCACCGTCGTGACGTTCTTCCGACACCCGGACTACCTCGTCTCGTCCGAGGCGTTGCAGCGCCTCACCTCACCGCACCCGGTGCCGCACACGCTGGGGGACGTCGTGGCGGGGGCGCTGGCCGCCCGGGGCCAGGCGTTCGTCATGGCGGGACTGCTGGTGATGATGGCCGTGCCGGTGATGCGGGTGGCCCTGTCGCTGCTCATCTTCCGCCAGCAGAAGGACCGGCTCTACGTGGGCATCACCGCCACGGTGCTGGCCATGCTCGTCCTGTCCTTCCTGCTGGGCGCGGCGCACTGA